The Dendropsophus ebraccatus isolate aDenEbr1 chromosome 2, aDenEbr1.pat, whole genome shotgun sequence DNA segment TAATTTGCTTCAAAATGTACAACTTATTTCTAATAAGATatctgtacagtgtatatgtacGTAGCAGTTGAAAATATGGCAAAGGAGACATTTTAAATTGTATGCAAGAGAAAAGCGATTTAAAAAATGCTTCTTTTTATCACttacattcatatatatattttttctttacactAGGGAAAGTTTCAAATCGATGGGGATTTTATGATTTACTAAATATGGAAAATGAAGAGAGTCTAGTAAACCAGTATGTAGCAGAAGAAGTAACTATTGTGGAGGATATAGAGGGTGAAAATGACATCACAAAAGATGACAACTTAGATCCTAATCAAAGAGATTCTGGAACCGCAAGCAATAAAAGACCATATTCACAGTCATGTTCCCCAGACAGCAAGGGCATGAATGTTTTTGAAAATCCATGTTCGCCAAAAAGAGCAAAGATAGAAACAGAATTGTCCATACCAGACAAAGAAATCCATAAACAGGAATACCCGCATGACCAACATTCCTCAGATGTCAATGAAGTGAAAACTGATGGGACAGTTCAGTGTGATTTCAGCCCTAATAAATCAGTGTCTGTAAGTTGCTGCACAACACCAACCAAAAAGGAAGGTCTTAATAGTGGCACACCAATAAGTGTGGGTAATAACACTGGAAATTATTCTGTCAAGAATAGCACTGGTAAAACTCCTGAAGTATTTGCTGCAAACACTTTACTTGGTCCTTCAGCTGAGATAGAAACAGGTATTGATGGCCTCTACTGTAAAAACTGTGATTTCCAATGTTCATATAAAAAATTCTTAGAAAGTCATGTTCATATTGATCATACAATTAATGAACCTGCCACTGAAAAACATTTGTGCCAAAATATGTGTGTTAAAAAACGGAAGATACATGAAATGAAAAATTCAGATCCCACCTTTACGATATCAGAAACACATGATGCCTTGAGTCAAGACAGTGAACTTCCATCAAAGCAGAATAATGCAATGAACTTACAAAGAGTGTTAACACCCACACATAGTAAAGAGAAAGTAGCCCATTGTGCATCCCCATTGGATAGTCGTGACCAAAACCCTGAAGACTTGTCTAGGATAGTGGAGCCAGAACcaaaaaagaatgtaaaaaatctgtcagatactatTAGCCAAATAATAGCTAAACGAAGAAATGACCGGAAGAGACAGGATAGGCTATGCTTCTTTAGACGAAAGCATAGTTTCGGACAATTAAAAAGACACATCCAATTGGTAACTAATAAAGATAAACCTGAGGATTCTATTGTGCGGTTAAAAGGAAATGTAAATCCTCATGTGAAAATGTTCTCTGAAAAATCTGCAGTGACAACTTACTTGACAAGTAAAAGCGTAACTCATCTGGATGTCATTTATGATGTTGAAAGTGATAGTACCCTACCCCCTGCTGCATTTAAACTGATACATACTACACAGCTTACAGTACAGTATGCTTGTGTATACTGTAAAACTGTTGCTGGTTCCAAAGAAAGTTTCAATCGTCACTTCTGGAAGAGACATGCTAATCAAATGCAGTTTTATTGTCAACCATGTGGATATTCTTGTGTTACCCGAGgagagtttgagaagcactgcagaaATGACAATCATAAGAACGCTAGTGATTCCTTAAATTGTTACCTTTGTGGACTAGACACCTTAAATGAATCAACCTTCAAAACTCACATGAGATCCAAGCACAAGGTGCATTTTCATTGCAGTGTATGCAAGGTTTTCTTTAAATCAAAAGATGACATGTTACATCATGAAACATCAGAGGCACACATCTggcagcaggaaaaaaaatatgacacTCCTGTTGAAAACTCGGAGGTAAACACAGATCTTCCTAAAGAGTGTCTGCATGAAGTTGAGAGTAGTGCTGCTCTTCAGGCAGATGAGGTACCAGTAGAAGTTTGTATCGAAAAAGAGGTCAGAAAACCACAGTTTCAATGCAAAAAGTGTTTCTACAAAACCAGGTCATCTACAGTGTTGACAAGGCACATCAAACTGCGCCATACACATGATTATCACTTTTTATGTAAAGCTTGcaacatatacacaatgtataagGAAGGTATGGAGAAGCATATTAAAAGGAGTAAACATATTGAGAATGCAAAGAAAAACAACATCGGATTGCTGTTTGATGAGTGCATCGAGAAGGTTTTTTTTACTGACCCTGCTGTCATGCAGAAAGATGGACCCCAAGATGAGCAGTGTGATGAAGCACAGTCACATTCAGAATTAACTGCACCTTCTACTGAAGAATCCTTTTGTTCTAAACATACTGCAAGTCATGTAGATCCAATACATATAAATACACCGAAAAGAGGAAGACCAAAGGGGAATCCCTCCATTTCTTGCCCCCACTGTGGACTTACAGCATCCAGTCTTACAAACCTTAAGGTGCATATTAGGAGGAAGCACACACATCAGTACAATTATAAATGCAAGGTATGTAATTATGACACTGTAACAAAAGGCGACATGGAGCGACACTGTATTACCAAAAAGCATAAGAACCGTGTAGAAGAGCAGAAACTCAACCAGCCGAAAACAGAAATTGTGGTTACCACAGATGGAACAACTTTTGAAGCTTCTGTTAAGAAGAAAGGAAGCACATTGCCTATTAATAAGGAGCGTTCTTATGTttgtacagattcaaatcttttgTCCGATTCCCAGAAGGAGCACCCTGTCCCTACTGATAATCCAGTTGGAATACAAATAAAAACTTCTTCTCAAGAACCTCTTGACAAAGTTGAAAGAGATGGGCAGAACCTATGCACTAATATTGGAAATGGCAAATGTGCCCATTGTGAATTTGTTGGGGACTCTGTCTCTTTAGAGAGGCATGTGAAAAGGAAACATATGAAGAAATTTGAGTATTATTGTAAAGCATGTGATTTCTATGCATTAACACACAAGGATATGATCACACATGCATCCTCTGAGACACATAAAGCGAATCATCACTCTCCGTCTACTTTGCCTGCACTTGAGGATAAAGCAGAACGGGACCTACAGGGATTGCCAGACAGTGTTTCTTGTGAAACAGTTGTAGAATTGGTTCCGAACCTAAACTGTAATAATGGAAACACAGATCAATGCCCAGTTTTACAGTTAAAGACAAATATTAGCAGTGAAGTAGTAGATATGTCTGAATCCACAGAAGACGTTGAAAGTGTAAAAGAGACTTTAGGAAGAAGCAGTCATTTGCCAGGAAAAGATGCAAAGTGGAGGCAAACCAATTCAGTTGCTTTCAGTTTACAGGAAAGCCCTGTCACAGAAGTTACAGCTCAAATAGGTTTAGACCATGAAGACTCTCAAGATACCAGATTAACCAGTAATGGTGCTGAGAAGGTTCCAGAGAGTGAAGTAGTGACTGAACTTTTATCAGGACCTAACAGCATTATTAGCACATGTAGTCCTAGTCAGAATGAACACAGCTTTGATTCTTCAATTGTAAAACTAAAATTTGGTTGCAACGAATCTTTAGATAGCGATGTAAACAACAAATCTAAGCTTTGTGGCCTTGCATatctaaaaaagaagaaaaccaaTGGAAGTGCTCAAGGCGATAACCGAATACGATGCAATGACTGTGGATTCCTAGCTGATGGCCTTAGTGGATTAAATGTTCATATCTCCATGAAACATCCAGTGAAAGAAAAACACTTCCATTGTTTGCTGTGTGGGAAATCCTTTTTCACTGAAAGTAATCTACATCAGCATTTGGCTAGTATTGGCCACAATAGAAATGAGATGGCCAGTTTTGAAGAACGACCAGAAGGTGGGGGAACATTTAAATGTGTAAAATGCACAGAACCTTTTGATTCTGAACAGAGTTTATTTATTCACATTAAAGAACAGCATGAGGAATTGCTCAGAGAGGTAAACAAATACATTGAGGAGGATACAGAGCAAATAAATAAGGAAAGGGAAGAAAATCAAGGAAATGTGTGCAAGTACTGTGGCAAGATATGCAAAAGCAGCAATTCCATGGCATTCCTTGCCCATATCCGAACTCATACAGGTAAGCATATGGATCTTATTTGCCTGTATAATTATGAGTATTAAATAATCAATTTTCAGGCCAGTTTTAGAGTGGACTAAGTATGGTTACAGCTTTAAAGGGAGATAGTTTTGCATATTGTACCAAGTTTTTTGAGAGGTATTGGTTTTATATTCTATATCTCCCAAGTAAAACaaatgtggcactcaccaacaaattgcaaatacagaaaaaatgtattcc contains these protein-coding regions:
- the ZNF407 gene encoding zinc finger protein 407, which produces MENEESLVNQYVAEEVTIVEDIEGENDITKDDNLDPNQRDSGTASNKRPYSQSCSPDSKGMNVFENPCSPKRAKIETELSIPDKEIHKQEYPHDQHSSDVNEVKTDGTVQCDFSPNKSVSVSCCTTPTKKEGLNSGTPISVGNNTGNYSVKNSTGKTPEVFAANTLLGPSAEIETGIDGLYCKNCDFQCSYKKFLESHVHIDHTINEPATEKHLCQNMCVKKRKIHEMKNSDPTFTISETHDALSQDSELPSKQNNAMNLQRVLTPTHSKEKVAHCASPLDSRDQNPEDLSRIVEPEPKKNVKNLSDTISQIIAKRRNDRKRQDRLCFFRRKHSFGQLKRHIQLVTNKDKPEDSIVRLKGNVNPHVKMFSEKSAVTTYLTSKSVTHLDVIYDVESDSTLPPAAFKLIHTTQLTVQYACVYCKTVAGSKESFNRHFWKRHANQMQFYCQPCGYSCVTRGEFEKHCRNDNHKNASDSLNCYLCGLDTLNESTFKTHMRSKHKVHFHCSVCKVFFKSKDDMLHHETSEAHIWQQEKKYDTPVENSEVNTDLPKECLHEVESSAALQADEVPVEVCIEKEVRKPQFQCKKCFYKTRSSTVLTRHIKLRHTHDYHFLCKACNIYTMYKEGMEKHIKRSKHIENAKKNNIGLLFDECIEKVFFTDPAVMQKDGPQDEQCDEAQSHSELTAPSTEESFCSKHTASHVDPIHINTPKRGRPKGNPSISCPHCGLTASSLTNLKVHIRRKHTHQYNYKCKVCNYDTVTKGDMERHCITKKHKNRVEEQKLNQPKTEIVVTTDGTTFEASVKKKGSTLPINKERSYVCTDSNLLSDSQKEHPVPTDNPVGIQIKTSSQEPLDKVERDGQNLCTNIGNGKCAHCEFVGDSVSLERHVKRKHMKKFEYYCKACDFYALTHKDMITHASSETHKANHHSPSTLPALEDKAERDLQGLPDSVSCETVVELVPNLNCNNGNTDQCPVLQLKTNISSEVVDMSESTEDVESVKETLGRSSHLPGKDAKWRQTNSVAFSLQESPVTEVTAQIGLDHEDSQDTRLTSNGAEKVPESEVVTELLSGPNSIISTCSPSQNEHSFDSSIVKLKFGCNESLDSDVNNKSKLCGLAYLKKKKTNGSAQGDNRIRCNDCGFLADGLSGLNVHISMKHPVKEKHFHCLLCGKSFFTESNLHQHLASIGHNRNEMASFEERPEGGGTFKCVKCTEPFDSEQSLFIHIKEQHEELLREVNKYIEEDTEQINKEREENQGNVCKYCGKICKSSNSMAFLAHIRTHTGSKPFKCKICNFAAAQLGDARNHVKRHLGMREYKCHICGVAFVMRKHLNTHLLGKHGVGTPKERKFACNLCDRSFRERWALNNHMKLHTGEKPFKCTWPTCHYSFLTASAMKDHYRTHTGEKSFLCDLCGFAGGTRHALTKHRRQHTGEKPFKCDECNFASTTQSHLTRHKRVHTGEKPYMCPWCDYRSNCAENVRKHILHTGKHEGVKMYNCPKCDYGTNAPMEFRNHLKEQHLDIENPDLAYLHAGIVSKSFECRLKGQGANFVETNSPFTATTSAEASPVKENVRTTRKVSQPTEQVQQVIIIQGFSDEYEGNFSIDTSVEETAAATLQTLAMAGQVARVVHITEDGQVIATDQAAHMGNIIPGEILSEQLPEGATQVVVVEGPMEDTDVAESVAIETVTDSDGNVVQQVMAQSILDTSQGVHTSDSSSALDALLCAVTELGNVGDAQRQPNIESQAIEESLVRMANDEQSVESNTEEIQVYHEVHGDQQGVEQIGVVQQVVHSSGFSSSQESAFKNMVQGVLQFAVCDPAAADQLIKEGVTQVILNEEGTVHMVSTEGPHIIMHNTESHTLHSLPEQQMRLVECEDGEISQIIVTEELARAMVQNENDHYQEGTTHYIVTELPQEDKESNMYSHTVIETSENTGILHTETIVDTQVVDDDTSQEVNNMVVYAE